One Acinetobacter pullicarnis genomic region harbors:
- a CDS encoding YceI family protein: MNFKALSLGLAFAAATTLSIAKPVAYQIDPTHTATVFTWNHFGFSTPSANFTDIQGVINVDNEKPANSSVNVTIPMSSVNTSVTALDKEFQTKDWFDAATYPNITFKSTKVETKDKKNFKITGNLTIKGVTKPVVLDAVLNKQADHPMTKAPTIGFNATTSFDRSAFGIGNYVPNVGDKITVKITTEASVKK; this comes from the coding sequence ATGAATTTTAAAGCACTTAGCCTTGGCCTTGCATTCGCAGCGGCTACAACTCTTTCAATTGCGAAACCAGTCGCTTATCAAATTGACCCAACCCATACTGCAACCGTATTTACTTGGAATCATTTTGGTTTTTCTACACCATCTGCAAATTTTACGGATATTCAAGGTGTTATTAACGTAGATAATGAAAAGCCTGCGAACTCTTCTGTAAATGTCACTATCCCAATGAGTAGTGTAAATACCAGTGTTACTGCTTTAGATAAAGAGTTTCAAACCAAAGATTGGTTTGATGCAGCAACTTATCCAAACATTACTTTTAAAAGTACCAAGGTTGAAACCAAAGATAAAAAGAACTTTAAAATTACAGGTAACTTAACCATTAAAGGCGTGACCAAACCTGTTGTTTTAGATGCGGTGTTAAATAAACAAGCTGATCATCCAATGACTAAAGCACCAACGATTGGTTTTAATGCAACGACTTCATTTGATCGTTCTGCATTTGGGATTGGGAATTATGTTCCAAATGTTGGCGATAAGATCACTGTAAAAATTACCACTGAAGCATCTGTAAAGAAATAA
- a CDS encoding dihydrofolate reductase family protein codes for MAAHLKQQHGQAWVVGGTQLQSAFIEKKLLDSLEIYEMPVFLGDGIALFPASKHPPYALQAMSAELIAEKVIKKVYYF; via the coding sequence TTGGCTGCGCATTTAAAACAGCAGCATGGGCAGGCTTGGGTTGTGGGTGGCACACAACTCCAAAGCGCATTTATAGAAAAGAAATTATTGGATTCATTGGAAATTTATGAAATGCCCGTGTTTTTGGGAGATGGGATTGCTTTATTTCCAGCATCAAAACACCCACCTTATGCGCTGCAAGCCATGAGCGCAGAACTCATTGCTGAAAAGGTGATTAAAAAAGTTTACTATTTTTGA
- a CDS encoding putative quinol monooxygenase, which produces MLKLIAEDFIDPDQIALVLPLYQELVALTKLETGCIAYDLFHDLRNVGHFVFIEEWEDRAALDRHVQSEHFQRLVPLIDAHTRQQANFTHMQHFTELMPSEILEKS; this is translated from the coding sequence ATGCTTAAACTTATTGCTGAAGACTTTATAGATCCGGATCAGATTGCGTTGGTATTGCCCTTATACCAAGAGTTAGTTGCGCTCACCAAATTAGAAACGGGCTGTATTGCCTATGATTTATTTCATGATCTACGCAACGTCGGACATTTTGTATTTATTGAAGAATGGGAAGATCGTGCAGCGCTGGATCGGCATGTTCAGTCTGAGCACTTCCAGCGTCTGGTGCCATTAATCGATGCCCATACTCGACAACAAGCAAACTTTACTCACATGCAGCATTTTACTGAACTGATGCCAAGCGAAATTTTAGAAAAATCATAA
- a CDS encoding ATP-binding protein: protein MMRVKKYSLKWRLVVSIATAFILIWAVAFVWLYVNLERKMTEALDERLSASAHMVARLLSQIPVTQLSDYATPVVSELNQQNLIACEVSLFSSDLVIDHNIVARTRGAPAGLAKQAAGFSTWTEHGVTWRSYSLKREPLQVVAAEKVILREQLLIEILQSILWPLILTLIFCLGLVQWIIKKQFQPIEQTTQFLKRHKDQLQRGSDSIHQLQSTNVPLELHSFIEHLSDLVSRLQQSLENEKNFSAFAAHELRSPLTAIKVHVQLSQMIATQTDVPASLTESLSEAADSIVRYQRLLEQLLLLSQTEHHDQLQNSQNNTAVELDLSLKHIMLTLADTYTDIEQRVDVNWASLKRMYLPEQALRMVLLNLIENSLKHAQSSQPIQIYQQQHQLIIADFGVGLSLEELQLAKQRFWRKSAQNHGYGLGLALADSLLERNGYQLHLEANQPQGLKAVIALKPNP from the coding sequence ATGATGCGCGTTAAAAAATATAGCCTCAAATGGCGGTTAGTGGTTAGTATTGCCACGGCATTTATCTTGATTTGGGCTGTTGCTTTTGTTTGGCTCTATGTCAATCTTGAACGGAAAATGACTGAGGCACTGGATGAACGTCTCTCTGCATCGGCACATATGGTGGCACGTCTATTAAGCCAAATTCCGGTGACGCAACTGTCTGATTATGCCACGCCAGTGGTATCTGAATTGAATCAACAGAACCTAATTGCTTGTGAAGTCTCATTATTTAGTTCGGATTTGGTCATTGACCATAATATTGTTGCGCGTACCCGTGGTGCACCCGCAGGCTTGGCGAAACAAGCGGCTGGTTTTAGCACGTGGACAGAACATGGCGTGACTTGGCGCAGTTATTCTTTAAAGCGTGAACCTTTACAAGTGGTGGCAGCAGAGAAGGTGATATTAAGGGAACAATTGCTTATTGAAATTCTACAGTCGATTTTATGGCCATTAATCTTGACGTTGATTTTTTGTCTTGGCTTGGTGCAGTGGATTATCAAAAAACAATTTCAGCCGATTGAGCAGACCACACAGTTTTTAAAACGGCATAAAGATCAATTACAGCGTGGCTCGGATTCGATTCATCAGTTACAGTCAACCAATGTGCCGCTTGAGTTACATTCATTTATTGAGCATCTTTCTGATTTGGTCTCGCGCTTACAACAGAGTCTGGAAAATGAAAAAAACTTCAGCGCGTTTGCAGCACATGAGCTGAGAAGTCCGCTGACAGCAATTAAAGTTCATGTGCAATTGAGCCAGATGATTGCAACACAGACAGATGTGCCGGCCAGTCTCACTGAATCTTTGTCTGAGGCAGCCGATAGCATTGTCCGTTATCAACGACTTTTAGAGCAATTGTTACTTTTAAGTCAAACAGAACATCATGATCAGCTTCAAAACTCACAGAACAATACGGCAGTGGAACTAGACCTCAGCTTAAAACATATTATGCTGACTTTAGCCGATACTTATACTGATATTGAACAACGGGTTGACGTGAATTGGGCGAGCCTCAAGCGTATGTATTTGCCTGAACAAGCCTTAAGAATGGTACTGCTAAATTTAATTGAAAATAGTTTAAAGCATGCGCAAAGTTCACAACCGATTCAGATTTATCAGCAACAACATCAATTGATTATCGCTGATTTTGGCGTCGGTCTGAGCCTAGAAGAGTTGCAATTGGCCAAGCAGCGTTTTTGGCGTAAATCTGCACAAAATCATGGTTATGGTCTAGGTCTTGCTTTAGCCGACAGCTTGTTAGAAAGAAATGGCTATCAACTACACTTGGAAGCCAATCAACCACAGGGACTTAAGGCGGTGATTGCGCTAAAGCCAAATCCTTAA
- a CDS encoding response regulator, translating to MFILLVEDDPYIAKSIVLALKHLDFRIEHVSTAKDADYFVRHTAVDMCLLDLGLPDQDGLSLLNTWRTQSIDLPVLVLTARNQTDQCVKALNAGADDYLTKPFELVELIARIHALGRRFRGFASNHIEYQDLHLDQATQQVHLATQALNLSRREYALLEVFMLHPNQVLKNEVLIDKIYGFQGNIESNALNVHIFHLRQKIGAEMIQTVRGVGYLFNAKA from the coding sequence ATGTTTATTTTATTGGTTGAAGATGATCCCTATATTGCCAAGAGTATTGTGCTGGCTTTGAAGCATCTCGACTTTAGAATTGAGCATGTCAGTACTGCCAAAGATGCAGATTATTTTGTACGGCATACCGCGGTCGACATGTGCCTACTTGATTTGGGCTTACCAGATCAAGATGGTCTGAGTTTACTCAATACTTGGCGTACACAGTCGATTGATTTACCGGTACTGGTGCTGACGGCCCGCAATCAAACCGATCAATGCGTCAAGGCTTTAAATGCCGGTGCTGATGACTATCTAACTAAACCATTTGAATTGGTTGAGCTAATTGCACGAATTCACGCACTGGGGCGACGCTTCCGCGGTTTTGCCTCGAATCATATTGAATATCAAGACTTACATTTAGATCAGGCGACCCAGCAGGTGCATCTCGCAACGCAGGCATTAAATTTATCACGCCGTGAATATGCATTGCTCGAAGTGTTTATGTTGCATCCCAATCAAGTCCTGAAAAATGAAGTCCTGATCGATAAGATTTATGGTTTTCAGGGAAATATTGAAAGCAATGCGCTCAATGTACATATTTTTCATTTAAGACAAAAAATTGGCGCCGAGATGATTCAAACGGTACGTGGGGTGGGCTATTTGTTTAATGCCAAAGCTTAA
- the dsbD gene encoding protein-disulfide reductase DsbD, producing the protein MTLHFLYRLGLASVISITAASSFAKPDFLPPDQAFQFSAESVSTQSAQLKWKIAPHYYLYHDQFKVTVNQQPIKLHLPAGKPKDDPTFGVTNVHYNQVITNIAVQPNTKYQVVWQGCSEDGLCYPLQRRSIQTNAEGLLPQGDGNSASQKNLFKATPANNNEIANDATAATTAKAATTPLTSKEVSSKPAADSAQKDLAPATQTLATEKKLDSAPTQNIDTQTSASSTENISISAASPSDLTAATSAVAENSSVAATDSQQSQLQLNNDQGFFQLLSPDTLFLNLIIFFLLGILLAFLPCSLPLIPILSGIIVQRASGYKAIAVALSFVISMALVYSLMGIVVAEIGYSFQRWFQSPVVIGLFALVFVALALNLFGLYQLSLPQSVMQALDRFQNKQKGGTLVGAMVMGALSALIVGPCMSAPLAGALLFVSQSQNAVLGGLYLFILGLGIGLPLFIASVFGAKYLPKPGLWMDRIKIGFGFVMLMVAVYFIRPMIAESLYAVLLALLCLALALYLIRIRRESRGKIAGFSLILLAALSLSAALWNIQHGYQAYQVKHATTAQLTWQKVTTAAELEQALTLAKQQQRPILLDVYADWCVACQPIEKEVMPRADVQAALAGFSLIKLDLTHYDESQDLILKDREILGPPTMLFLNADGQEQRHLRLTGTFSAPQFIQQLQQLGQ; encoded by the coding sequence ATGACTTTGCATTTTTTATACCGTCTTGGACTTGCCTCAGTCATATCTATTACAGCAGCTTCAAGTTTTGCCAAACCCGATTTTCTCCCACCTGATCAAGCATTTCAGTTTTCTGCCGAATCGGTCAGTACCCAGTCGGCTCAACTCAAGTGGAAAATTGCTCCCCATTATTATCTTTACCACGATCAATTTAAAGTCACGGTCAATCAACAGCCAATTAAGCTGCATTTACCTGCAGGCAAACCCAAAGATGATCCCACCTTTGGGGTCACCAATGTACATTACAATCAGGTGATCACCAATATTGCGGTGCAGCCCAATACAAAGTACCAAGTAGTGTGGCAAGGTTGTTCTGAAGATGGTCTATGCTACCCACTGCAACGTCGCTCAATTCAGACCAATGCTGAGGGTTTATTGCCCCAAGGTGACGGCAATAGCGCCAGCCAGAAGAACCTATTTAAAGCAACGCCTGCCAACAATAACGAAATAGCCAATGATGCGACCGCAGCGACAACCGCTAAAGCCGCAACGACACCATTGACCAGCAAGGAAGTCAGTTCCAAACCCGCAGCTGATAGCGCTCAAAAAGATTTGGCACCAGCGACGCAAACACTTGCGACAGAAAAGAAACTTGATTCAGCCCCGACGCAAAACATAGATACCCAAACCAGCGCGTCAAGCACAGAAAATATCAGTATCTCCGCAGCCTCCCCATCTGATCTGACCGCAGCAACCAGTGCTGTAGCAGAAAATAGCTCAGTGGCTGCCACGGATTCGCAGCAAAGTCAGTTGCAACTGAATAATGATCAAGGATTTTTTCAGCTACTCTCGCCTGATACTCTATTTTTAAATTTAATTATTTTCTTTTTACTGGGTATTTTATTGGCCTTCTTGCCATGTTCTTTACCTCTGATTCCAATTTTATCTGGGATTATTGTGCAACGCGCCAGTGGTTATAAAGCTATTGCAGTTGCTTTAAGCTTTGTCATTAGTATGGCCTTGGTATATAGCTTAATGGGCATTGTGGTCGCTGAGATTGGTTATAGCTTTCAGCGTTGGTTCCAAAGTCCAGTGGTGATTGGCCTATTTGCCTTAGTCTTTGTGGCTTTAGCACTGAATTTATTTGGTTTATATCAGCTTTCATTACCACAATCGGTAATGCAAGCCCTCGATCGTTTTCAAAACAAACAAAAAGGTGGCACCCTCGTTGGCGCAATGGTCATGGGTGCCTTGTCTGCACTGATCGTTGGTCCCTGCATGAGTGCACCTTTAGCTGGTGCCTTGCTCTTTGTATCACAAAGCCAGAATGCGGTTTTAGGTGGATTATATTTATTTATTCTCGGCTTAGGTATTGGTCTCCCCCTGTTTATTGCCAGTGTATTTGGCGCCAAATACTTACCCAAACCAGGTCTTTGGATGGATCGCATTAAAATTGGTTTTGGTTTTGTGATGTTGATGGTCGCGGTATATTTTATCCGCCCGATGATTGCGGAAAGCTTGTACGCTGTATTACTCGCACTCCTCTGCCTCGCCTTGGCTTTGTATTTGATTAGAATACGTCGTGAAAGTCGAGGTAAAATTGCTGGATTCAGCCTGATTCTGTTGGCTGCACTCAGTCTAAGCGCTGCGCTCTGGAATATTCAGCACGGCTATCAAGCCTACCAAGTCAAGCATGCGACTACGGCACAATTGACTTGGCAAAAAGTCACGACCGCAGCCGAACTGGAACAAGCACTAACTTTAGCCAAGCAGCAACAACGTCCTATTTTGCTTGATGTATATGCTGATTGGTGTGTTGCCTGTCAACCAATTGAAAAAGAAGTCATGCCTCGTGCAGATGTACAAGCCGCATTGGCAGGTTTTAGTCTGATTAAACTCGATTTAACCCATTATGATGAGTCACAAGACTTAATCTTGAAAGATCGTGAAATTTTAGGCCCACCCACCATGCTCTTCCTCAATGCGGATGGACAAGAACAACGCCATTTACGTTTGACGGGTACGTTCTCTGCACCGCAGTTTATTCAACAACTTCAACAGCTGGGTCAATAA
- a CDS encoding TlpA disulfide reductase family protein, producing the protein MLTVQALHLGPFMIPWPILIGLLSLLLALWLSSQLRLKFNLAPLQWQQFKDSVWSALWIGLLCARLVFVAINYPFYLASPIDIIKIQDKGFNPIAGVVAAMAWLFWKNRKVHLGFIAIFIITVAAVMGTGQLLLQKVQQQYQQYPQVTLTDLQQNPIQLQQFKGKATVINLWASWCPPCHREMPVLAAAQQRETDIQFVLINQGEDATQVQNYLSENQLVMHNVLLDSQGQTAQATGMYGLPSTLFYNANGELVDSHMGEISHAVLAQKLQQLK; encoded by the coding sequence ATGTTAACGGTTCAAGCCCTCCATTTAGGCCCTTTCATGATCCCTTGGCCGATTCTGATTGGTCTGCTCAGTCTACTCCTTGCACTCTGGCTGAGCAGTCAACTTAGACTCAAGTTTAACTTGGCCCCATTGCAATGGCAGCAGTTTAAAGACAGCGTCTGGAGTGCGCTCTGGATCGGATTGCTCTGTGCGCGACTGGTCTTTGTGGCCATAAACTATCCGTTTTATCTTGCAAGCCCGATTGACATCATCAAAATCCAAGACAAAGGTTTTAATCCGATTGCTGGCGTTGTGGCTGCAATGGCTTGGTTATTTTGGAAAAATCGAAAAGTTCACTTGGGTTTTATTGCGATCTTTATCATCACTGTTGCGGCTGTGATGGGAACTGGTCAGTTGCTGCTGCAAAAAGTTCAGCAGCAATACCAACAATATCCTCAGGTTACGCTCACTGATTTACAGCAAAACCCCATTCAATTGCAGCAATTTAAGGGCAAAGCTACTGTCATTAATCTATGGGCGAGTTGGTGTCCACCTTGCCATCGAGAAATGCCCGTACTGGCCGCAGCCCAGCAACGTGAGACGGATATTCAATTTGTGCTGATTAATCAAGGTGAAGATGCCACGCAGGTGCAAAACTATCTGAGCGAGAATCAATTGGTCATGCACAATGTGTTACTTGACTCACAGGGGCAAACAGCACAGGCAACCGGTATGTATGGGTTGCCAAGCACGCTATTTTATAATGCCAACGGTGAACTGGTGGATAGCCATATGGGTGAAATCAGCCATGCGGTATTAGCACAAAAACTTCAACAACTGAAATAA
- the dsbG gene encoding thiol:disulfide interchange protein DsbG, protein MLNFKSITLAGLGLLLTSQLYAQEGLIKQNLETQGYTFVKQIDAPEGLIGWTGHKDGYPSTVFISKDQKNYIVGDLFNAQNQNLSEQAINQHVKSAVLDEIWKSLEKSTWIQDGNPDAPKTIYVFSDVNCPYCHTFWKQARPWVDSGKVQLRHIMVGVIRESSKAQAATILSASDPVALFKQFNQSAGKQKIGAMAKIPSDLAEKLDSNAALMDKYEFYATPAILWKNSAGEIQSQQGAPKDLKIIFD, encoded by the coding sequence ATGCTTAACTTTAAATCGATCACATTGGCAGGCTTGGGACTACTTTTAACCAGTCAGCTGTATGCCCAAGAGGGTTTGATCAAACAAAATTTAGAGACGCAGGGATATACCTTTGTAAAACAAATCGATGCACCTGAAGGTCTTATCGGTTGGACCGGTCATAAAGATGGCTACCCATCAACCGTGTTTATTTCAAAAGATCAAAAAAACTATATTGTCGGGGATTTATTTAATGCCCAAAACCAAAATCTTTCAGAACAAGCGATTAATCAACATGTTAAAAGCGCAGTATTGGATGAGATTTGGAAAAGTTTAGAAAAATCGACTTGGATTCAAGATGGTAATCCAGATGCACCCAAAACCATTTATGTGTTCAGTGATGTTAACTGTCCTTACTGCCATACCTTCTGGAAGCAAGCACGCCCTTGGGTCGATTCAGGCAAAGTACAGTTACGCCATATTATGGTGGGTGTGATTCGCGAAAGCAGTAAAGCTCAAGCTGCAACGATTTTATCGGCCTCTGATCCCGTAGCACTATTCAAGCAATTTAATCAGTCAGCAGGTAAACAAAAAATTGGTGCCATGGCTAAAATCCCATCTGACTTGGCTGAAAAGTTAGACAGTAATGCCGCCCTGATGGATAAATATGAATTCTATGCCACCCCAGCGATTTTATGGAAAAACAGTGCTGGTGAAATTCAAAGTCAGCAAGGTGCACCGAAAGATCTAAAAATTATTTTTGATTAA
- a CDS encoding MBL fold metallo-hydrolase, producing MQQAQVEAFFDDNTNTFSYLVIDPETLACAIIDSVLDYDAASATTSTQHADQIIGYVQKHQLTVHWILETHVHADHLTAAQYLKSRLGGKIAMSDQISQVQRTFSKIYNLDIKGINADQHFDYLFSAGEHFKIGQLEAYGLATPGHTPACLSYVVGDAVFVGDTLFMHDYGTARCDFPGGSAEQLYDSVQKLYALAETTRVFLCHDYLPASRQHYVFQSSIATQKNCNIHIHTGVSKNKFIQMREQRDATLSMPKLILPAIQINMLAGTFPKPEANGERYLKLPLNYFSSVSSD from the coding sequence ATGCAACAGGCACAGGTTGAAGCATTCTTTGATGACAATACCAATACCTTTAGTTATTTGGTGATTGATCCAGAAACCTTGGCTTGTGCCATTATCGACAGTGTGCTCGATTATGATGCTGCCTCAGCCACCACTTCGACACAACATGCCGATCAAATTATCGGCTATGTGCAGAAACATCAGTTAACGGTGCACTGGATATTAGAAACCCATGTCCATGCCGATCATTTAACGGCAGCGCAATATTTAAAATCACGCTTAGGCGGGAAAATTGCCATGAGTGATCAGATTAGCCAAGTGCAACGCACCTTTTCCAAAATTTATAACCTTGATATCAAGGGAATCAATGCCGATCAGCACTTTGATTATTTATTTAGTGCAGGGGAGCATTTTAAAATTGGTCAGCTTGAGGCTTATGGTTTGGCAACGCCTGGACATACGCCAGCTTGCTTGAGTTATGTGGTGGGTGATGCTGTATTTGTGGGTGATACATTGTTTATGCATGACTACGGTACAGCGCGCTGTGATTTCCCTGGTGGAAGTGCAGAACAACTCTATGATTCAGTACAGAAACTCTATGCCTTAGCTGAAACAACACGGGTTTTTTTATGCCATGATTATTTGCCCGCTTCTCGGCAGCATTATGTTTTTCAAAGTTCTATTGCGACCCAGAAAAACTGTAATATTCATATTCACACGGGTGTAAGCAAAAACAAATTCATTCAAATGCGTGAACAACGTGATGCGACGTTGTCGATGCCTAAACTGATTTTACCTGCCATCCAAATTAATATGCTGGCGGGAACGTTTCCAAAACCAGAGGCCAATGGTGAACGCTATTTAAAATTGCCTTTAAACTACTTTTCTTCAGTTTCAAGTGATTAG
- a CDS encoding DUF6691 family protein has protein sequence MGNVFAFVFGGLFSIGLLVSGLANPQKVIGFLDFFGDWDPSLAFVMLGAIMLCMLPFQRAIRNPQTLFNEKIELPQNNQIDSKLILGAVLFGVGWGLTGICPAPSISLIGLGYWEVLYFVGAMCCGIWIHRKTLGAG, from the coding sequence TTGGGCAATGTCTTTGCCTTTGTTTTTGGTGGATTGTTTTCGATAGGTTTACTGGTTTCAGGGCTTGCCAATCCTCAAAAAGTCATTGGTTTCTTAGATTTTTTTGGAGATTGGGATCCCAGCTTAGCCTTTGTGATGTTGGGCGCGATCATGCTGTGTATGTTACCTTTTCAACGCGCCATTCGTAATCCACAGACGTTATTTAACGAAAAAATCGAATTGCCGCAAAATAATCAGATCGATTCTAAGTTGATTCTCGGTGCAGTATTGTTTGGTGTCGGTTGGGGCTTAACTGGCATTTGTCCAGCACCAAGTATTAGCTTGATTGGTTTGGGTTACTGGGAGGTTTTATATTTTGTTGGTGCTATGTGTTGCGGTATTTGGATTCATCGAAAAACATTAGGAGCAGGTTAA
- a CDS encoding YeeE/YedE family protein, producing the protein MFNDLNLMTWFTAWVGGLILGVAVLGYLFVNGRIAGISGLMAQALNSKTRSKSPALWFLLGLMLVPMLYAAIQQPQVKMMTTSPFLLIVSGLLVGFGTRLGSGCTSGHGICGISRLSKRSMVATCTFIAAGAACVWITRHWLGVLV; encoded by the coding sequence ATGTTTAATGATTTAAATTTAATGACCTGGTTCACAGCTTGGGTAGGCGGCTTGATCTTAGGTGTGGCAGTACTCGGGTATTTGTTTGTTAATGGTCGAATTGCTGGAATTAGTGGCCTGATGGCTCAGGCACTGAATTCGAAAACACGTTCCAAAAGCCCCGCATTGTGGTTTTTATTGGGGTTGATGCTGGTGCCAATGCTCTATGCTGCGATCCAACAACCACAAGTTAAAATGATGACAACCAGTCCATTTTTGTTAATTGTTTCGGGATTATTGGTCGGGTTCGGTACTCGTTTAGGTTCAGGCTGCACCAGTGGTCATGGTATTTGTGGAATAAGTCGTTTATCGAAGCGTTCGATGGTTGCAACCTGTACCTTTATTGCAGCAGGTGCGGCATGTGTTTGGATCACGCGTCATTGGTTAGGAGTATTGGTATGA
- a CDS encoding ArsR/SmtB family transcription factor, with amino-acid sequence MTNLDFSFDFEKADFVAQQLKVLSNPDRLKILCVLKDGEISVQQIEALTQIQQPTLSQQLTVLRQADLVQTRREGKQIFYSIKQVKTLKLMHSLYQLYCQSE; translated from the coding sequence ATGACGAACCTTGATTTTTCATTTGATTTTGAAAAAGCTGATTTTGTTGCGCAACAATTGAAAGTGCTTTCCAATCCAGATCGCTTGAAAATTTTATGTGTATTAAAAGATGGGGAAATTTCAGTACAACAGATCGAAGCCCTCACGCAAATCCAACAACCCACATTGTCGCAACAACTGACCGTGTTACGCCAAGCCGATTTAGTACAGACTCGTCGTGAAGGCAAACAGATTTTCTATTCAATCAAACAGGTTAAAACCTTGAAACTCATGCACAGTCTTTATCAGCTGTATTGTCAGAGTGAATAA
- a CDS encoding DJ-1/PfpI family protein, whose translation MLSVGILIFNEVEVLDFAGPFEVFGISHDRHRQKLFKVFTVAEHAQIQARNGLLVQANYSFEQHPQIDVLVIPGGYGAEVTELHNPVLKAWVDQVHRQAIVTLSVCTGIFILAELGLLDGLEATTHWMDLQRLAEEYPKITVLQQVRYVEQGKIISSAGIASGIHASLYVVALLSELEFAENTAKRMEFDWAPASTLPLNYSL comes from the coding sequence ATGCTCAGTGTTGGTATTTTAATTTTTAATGAAGTTGAGGTTTTGGATTTTGCTGGTCCTTTTGAAGTGTTTGGTATTAGTCATGACCGTCATCGCCAAAAACTATTTAAGGTCTTTACGGTTGCTGAACATGCACAGATTCAGGCGCGCAATGGGCTATTGGTTCAAGCCAATTATAGCTTTGAGCAGCATCCACAGATTGATGTGCTCGTGATTCCAGGAGGGTACGGTGCGGAAGTCACAGAGTTGCATAATCCTGTATTAAAAGCATGGGTCGATCAGGTACATCGACAAGCAATTGTGACACTCTCCGTATGTACAGGCATATTTATTTTGGCTGAATTGGGATTATTAGACGGTCTGGAAGCCACCACACATTGGATGGATCTACAGCGTTTAGCAGAAGAATATCCAAAAATAACCGTCCTTCAACAAGTGCGCTACGTCGAGCAAGGCAAGATCATTAGCTCAGCTGGTATTGCTTCTGGCATCCATGCATCACTTTATGTGGTCGCTCTATTAAGTGAACTGGAATTTGCCGAAAATACCGCAAAAAGAATGGAGTTTGATTGGGCGCCTGCATCTACATTGCCACTGAATTATTCACTCTGA
- a CDS encoding HD domain-containing protein: protein MIGSRQWMNLSQGNLSSKEKLQLIQHIIMPVSLGYAQRWLKRPHHNTQLHLDQISLPDTRVIQEATEILAHCGSPAIIYHSWRCFFWAIAIAQSKSWQFDMESLLIASLMHDLGLVDSTPSQPCYCFSYLSALKAEQLCQQHAFPVQRTENISNAICLHMNGYLNQENPQLSKEVLLLQCATSCDVTAIDLASIPLAYQKQVLEKYPRENFNQVFNILTKQEAQRCPQSRTALLRQLGLSLMIKSNGFE from the coding sequence ATGATCGGATCACGTCAATGGATGAATCTCAGTCAAGGAAATTTATCAAGCAAAGAAAAACTTCAATTAATCCAACACATCATAATGCCTGTGTCACTTGGCTACGCACAACGTTGGTTGAAGCGCCCCCATCACAATACCCAATTACACCTAGATCAGATTTCGCTACCAGATACCCGCGTGATTCAGGAGGCAACTGAAATCTTGGCACACTGTGGCTCCCCAGCCATTATCTATCATTCTTGGCGTTGTTTTTTCTGGGCAATCGCCATTGCGCAATCAAAGTCGTGGCAATTTGATATGGAAAGTCTCTTAATTGCCAGTCTGATGCATGATTTGGGCTTAGTCGATTCCACACCATCACAACCTTGTTACTGCTTTAGCTATTTGAGTGCACTCAAAGCAGAGCAATTGTGCCAACAACATGCTTTTCCTGTGCAACGCACTGAAAATATTTCGAATGCAATTTGCCTACATATGAATGGGTATTTGAATCAGGAGAATCCGCAGCTTAGCAAAGAAGTGCTCTTACTGCAGTGTGCAACAAGCTGTGATGTTACTGCAATTGATTTGGCAAGCATTCCTTTAGCCTATCAAAAACAAGTGTTAGAAAAATATCCCCGAGAAAATTTCAATCAAGTATTCAATATCTTGACCAAACAAGAAGCTCAGCGGTGTCCACAATCCCGAACAGCACTCCTGCGGCAACTTGGGCTTTCCCTAATGATTAAAAGCAATGGCTTTGAATAG